Proteins encoded together in one Catellatospora citrea window:
- a CDS encoding MarR family winged helix-turn-helix transcriptional regulator, with protein MPAPSNRPLGERTNFLLSQLGFHTAARFTDRLASLGIQPSHFGLLMHLAQGEGRTQQQLAEALGIHRKVMVGLLDDLEQRGLAERRRHPADRRAHAIHLTDAARALLPEAVAIADAEEEELLTGLDGGERRQLLALLQRLAEHSGYPRGVHPGLRRSSGPHGMG; from the coding sequence GTGCCTGCGCCTTCGAACCGACCGCTGGGCGAGCGGACCAACTTCCTGCTGTCGCAGCTGGGCTTCCACACCGCGGCGCGGTTCACCGATCGCCTGGCCTCGCTGGGCATCCAACCCAGTCACTTCGGCCTGCTCATGCACCTCGCCCAGGGCGAGGGCCGGACTCAGCAGCAGCTCGCCGAGGCGCTCGGCATCCACCGCAAGGTGATGGTCGGCCTGCTCGACGACCTGGAGCAGCGCGGGCTCGCCGAACGCCGGCGCCATCCCGCCGACCGGCGGGCCCACGCGATCCACCTGACCGACGCGGCCCGCGCCCTGCTGCCCGAGGCCGTCGCCATCGCCGACGCCGAGGAGGAGGAGCTGCTCACCGGCCTGGACGGCGGCGAACGGCGACAACTGCTCGCCCTGCTGCAGCGCCTGGCCGAGCACAGCGGCTACCCGCGCGGCGTACACCCTGGACTGCGCCGCAGCTCCGGGCCGCACGGCATGGGCTGA
- a CDS encoding carboxymuconolactone decarboxylase family protein — protein MATEQDAPRVLIDKQHPQVYRAQRDLAAAVRQATRDAGLSRVLVELVNIRVSQINRCAYCLDVHVRDALAGGERAQRIAVLPAWSDTTLFTDRERAALTLAESLTTLPADGAQERHYATARQHLTDEEISALSWVIIAMNAFNRISIVSRHPVSPQP, from the coding sequence ATGGCCACGGAACAGGACGCGCCGCGGGTGCTCATCGACAAGCAGCACCCGCAGGTGTATCGCGCACAACGCGATCTCGCGGCGGCGGTCCGGCAGGCCACGCGCGATGCCGGGCTCAGCCGCGTCCTCGTCGAGCTGGTCAACATCCGGGTCTCGCAGATCAACCGCTGCGCGTACTGCCTGGACGTGCATGTCCGCGACGCCCTGGCCGGCGGTGAGCGCGCCCAGCGCATCGCCGTCCTGCCGGCCTGGAGCGACACGACCCTGTTCACCGACCGGGAACGGGCCGCGCTGACCCTGGCCGAATCGCTCACCACGCTGCCCGCCGACGGCGCCCAGGAACGGCACTACGCCACCGCCAGGCAGCACCTGACCGACGAGGAGATCTCCGCGCTCAGCTGGGTGATCATCGCCATGAACGCCTTCAACCGGATATCCATCGTCAGCCGCCACCCCGTCAGCCCGCAGCCCTGA
- a CDS encoding GNAT family N-acetyltransferase: MRATLSTPPAIPAGALSAGPQPVLHAPGDLVLRPWEAADAAVFLSAYRDPEIRHWHTRQPTSEDQVREWFDQYRQAWAQETGASWAVTRAGAEVLGRIATGSWNLDDGVAGCAYWVLPAARRAGVASGALAALSAWALGEAGFHRLHLDHSTRNIASCRVAVKAGFLLEGTKRSDAIHSDGRHDMHLHARIRGDEPPS, encoded by the coding sequence GTGAGGGCAACACTGTCGACGCCGCCGGCCATACCTGCCGGCGCGCTCTCCGCCGGCCCGCAGCCCGTGCTCCACGCCCCTGGCGACCTGGTGCTGCGCCCCTGGGAGGCGGCTGATGCGGCAGTCTTCCTGTCCGCCTACCGGGACCCGGAGATCCGGCACTGGCACACCCGCCAGCCCACCTCCGAGGACCAGGTCCGCGAGTGGTTCGACCAGTACCGCCAGGCGTGGGCGCAGGAGACGGGCGCGAGCTGGGCGGTGACCCGAGCCGGTGCCGAGGTGCTGGGACGCATCGCCACGGGCTCGTGGAATCTCGACGACGGCGTCGCCGGGTGCGCGTACTGGGTGCTTCCGGCCGCCCGCCGCGCAGGCGTCGCCTCCGGCGCGCTCGCGGCCTTGAGCGCGTGGGCACTCGGCGAGGCCGGTTTCCACCGGCTGCACCTCGATCACTCGACCCGCAACATCGCCTCCTGCCGGGTCGCCGTCAAGGCCGGGTTCCTCCTGGAGGGCACCAAGCGCAGCGACGCCATCCACTCCGACGGCCGGCACGACATGCACCTGCACGCCCGCATCCGAGGCGACGAGCCGCCCTCCTGA
- a CDS encoding signal peptidase II has protein sequence MVLVLAAGLVAVDQLTKWWAEGLAGRAPINVIGELLRLRLTYNPGAAFSIGTEYTWVLTLFAAAAVVAISVLARRVASRAWAVGLGLMLGGATTHLLDRLFREPGFARGHVVDFIDYGPFVGNVADIALVVGVGLIFLLSVRNVPMGAPAAETAPAETAPARSDDAS, from the coding sequence ATGGTGCTCGTCCTGGCCGCCGGGCTGGTGGCCGTCGACCAGTTGACCAAGTGGTGGGCGGAGGGGCTGGCCGGCCGGGCGCCGATCAACGTCATCGGCGAGCTGCTGCGGCTTCGGTTGACCTACAACCCGGGTGCCGCGTTCTCGATCGGCACCGAGTACACCTGGGTGCTGACCCTGTTCGCAGCTGCGGCCGTCGTCGCGATCAGCGTCCTCGCCCGCCGGGTGGCGTCGCGGGCCTGGGCTGTCGGGCTGGGGCTGATGCTCGGCGGAGCGACCACCCACCTGCTGGACCGGCTGTTCCGCGAGCCCGGCTTCGCGCGGGGACACGTGGTGGACTTCATCGACTACGGCCCGTTCGTGGGCAACGTGGCGGACATCGCGCTGGTGGTGGGCGTGGGGCTGATCTTCCTGCTCAGCGTGCGCAACGTCCCGATGGGCGCGCCGGCGGCCGAGACCGCGCCCGCCGAGACCGCGCCCGCACGATCCGACGACGCGTCCTAA
- a CDS encoding STAS domain-containing protein: MTDKLELRLYTSPVGVYLTARGRLDSTTAHQLGRAIGVALDRCPTDRLTVDFAALDAIDAAGIGALMILRTSALRRGVHLTVADPPPHIRAAIQALRADQLLATPSRDLPDGASSHHLANRRRSIAARHHCLRPSTAARHRTR, encoded by the coding sequence ATGACCGACAAGCTGGAGCTGCGCCTGTACACCTCGCCGGTGGGCGTTTACCTGACCGCCCGCGGGCGGCTGGACTCGACCACCGCACACCAGCTGGGCAGGGCGATCGGGGTCGCGCTCGACCGCTGTCCCACCGATCGGCTCACCGTCGACTTCGCGGCCCTCGACGCGATCGACGCCGCCGGGATCGGCGCGCTGATGATCTTGCGGACCAGTGCGCTGCGCCGCGGCGTGCACCTGACGGTCGCCGACCCGCCGCCGCACATCCGTGCGGCCATCCAGGCGCTGCGAGCCGACCAACTGCTCGCGACCCCGTCCCGCGACCTTCCGGACGGCGCCTCATCGCACCACCTGGCGAACCGGCGCCGGTCCATCGCCGCACGTCACCACTGCCTGCGCCCATCGACGGCGGCGCGGCACCGGACGCGCTGA
- a CDS encoding NAD(P)-dependent oxidoreductase produces MKLTVFGATGGIGGHIVRQALDAGHAVTAVVRSSASFDLRHPALEVAKVPGLTDPELLLPALTDSDAVLSGVGARGRKAGTVASDATRGILAAMADSEVRRFVAVSAAPLAPPPEGEGFFSRRILLPLVRAAFKDVYRDLAVMEGLILQSATEWTVVRPPKLVNKPMTGRYRTVVGGNVVGGHTISRADVAHAMLAALHDPATIGQGVGVAY; encoded by the coding sequence ATGAAACTGACGGTCTTCGGAGCCACCGGCGGCATCGGCGGGCACATCGTGCGCCAGGCCCTGGACGCCGGACACGCGGTGACCGCCGTGGTCCGCAGCTCGGCCTCATTCGACCTGCGGCACCCCGCCCTGGAGGTGGCGAAGGTCCCCGGCCTGACCGACCCGGAACTCCTGCTACCCGCGCTGACGGACAGCGACGCGGTCCTGTCGGGCGTCGGCGCACGTGGCCGCAAAGCCGGCACCGTGGCCTCCGACGCGACCCGCGGCATCCTCGCCGCCATGGCGGACAGCGAGGTGCGGCGCTTCGTCGCGGTGAGCGCGGCCCCGCTCGCCCCACCTCCCGAGGGCGAGGGATTCTTCAGCCGCCGCATCCTGCTGCCGCTGGTCCGCGCCGCTTTCAAGGACGTCTACCGGGACCTGGCGGTGATGGAGGGGCTGATCCTGCAGAGTGCGACCGAGTGGACGGTGGTCCGGCCGCCCAAGCTCGTCAACAAACCGATGACCGGCCGCTACCGCACGGTCGTCGGCGGCAACGTGGTCGGCGGCCACACGATCTCCCGCGCCGACGTGGCACACGCCATGCTGGCCGCGCTGCACGACCCCGCGACCATCGGACAGGGCGTCGGCGTCGCCTACTGA
- a CDS encoding cellulase family glycosylhydrolase — protein MPTTRRSRLRIPAGRAAAAAVLTLALIVAAGAVWDPSGLLAPVGGRGLPLLGAGGVHRWAPLLVGLPTMLLAAAVPVLTLGGGRARRARWWVFLVTWTAVVGAAGLAAAVTGFVGALPLIGPHLSVGSALRFAFATSGFAAMKFLLVGPLAATAAALAHGRRPPAANSDERDTGGRDPQPDTVAPAADRPAFAVGVGVAVMFVVVALAAATFGASWWRGGPVGYAFAGLLPAPTAAAGPVGYLCGVVLFLGVFGATVRALQQRIVRRTPSALAVTVWLASTAAGLGIGVVCAVAAALASTGLRDAGPDSWWIGTTLLGVGTGIGYGIAVGLIAAIGVAVAWRWRPDRVTARLRRSRRWAVGAPVVVLLAALPLVIGSSAVPGPRPVAPVPPSAGLERLHLLPAATEDGLPTIGDVTGRQVILRGVNVNQLIDYHLRDPAVPATEPLTDADFAQIAAMGFNVVRLGMSWSRLEPRRAEFDQTYLQQISAAVASAKAHGVYVVLDMHQDAWGNALARPGEQCGGGTSPTTGWDGAPAWATITDGTLHCQFLARDLAPAVATAFGNFYTDRDGIQTELVRAWAYVARAFANEPAVAGYDLLNEPGIGANPPISSGLLLGRYYDAAITAIRDAERAGQGFAHLVFFEPSVLWSGLAFDVAPPPGFTDDRQLVFAPHPYSESITMDQSFGLTIASIERNLTVSARAAASYGAAYWPGEWGWFGDPAVDGAKVARFGAAQDRLGIGGAFWVWKQGCGSPETGADAATSGNLARIDCATGAAIPPPTGFAQPLTRAYPRAFPGRLDRLEATPGDGGLTFGATVDTDGVNCELDIWVPGEAQPRLDTQGVGDATSVKVPGGWRVTGCARGAYTVTVAR, from the coding sequence ATGCCCACGACCCGGCGCTCGCGGCTGCGGATTCCCGCCGGTCGCGCCGCGGCCGCGGCCGTCCTGACACTGGCTCTCATCGTGGCGGCCGGCGCGGTTTGGGACCCCTCCGGCCTGCTGGCACCCGTGGGCGGTCGCGGACTGCCGCTGCTGGGCGCCGGCGGTGTCCACCGCTGGGCTCCGCTGCTGGTCGGGCTGCCGACGATGCTGCTCGCCGCGGCCGTTCCGGTCCTCACGCTCGGCGGGGGCCGGGCGCGGCGGGCAAGATGGTGGGTCTTCCTCGTCACCTGGACCGCCGTGGTCGGTGCGGCCGGGCTGGCCGCCGCCGTCACCGGCTTCGTCGGTGCCCTGCCGCTGATCGGGCCGCACCTGTCCGTCGGCTCCGCGCTCCGGTTCGCCTTCGCCACCAGCGGGTTCGCCGCGATGAAGTTCCTGCTGGTCGGCCCGCTGGCCGCCACCGCGGCAGCGCTCGCCCACGGCCGCCGGCCGCCGGCCGCGAATTCGGACGAACGCGACACGGGCGGCCGCGATCCCCAGCCGGACACGGTCGCCCCCGCCGCCGACCGGCCTGCGTTCGCCGTCGGCGTCGGCGTGGCGGTCATGTTCGTGGTGGTGGCACTCGCGGCGGCCACCTTCGGCGCGTCGTGGTGGCGGGGCGGGCCGGTCGGCTACGCGTTCGCCGGGCTGCTGCCGGCGCCCACCGCCGCCGCGGGCCCGGTCGGCTACCTGTGCGGTGTGGTGCTGTTCCTGGGCGTCTTCGGTGCGACGGTACGGGCGCTGCAGCAGCGGATCGTGCGTCGCACGCCGTCGGCCTTGGCGGTGACGGTCTGGCTGGCCTCGACGGCGGCCGGTCTCGGCATCGGCGTGGTCTGCGCGGTCGCCGCCGCGCTCGCCTCGACCGGGCTGCGCGACGCCGGACCGGACAGCTGGTGGATCGGCACGACCCTGCTCGGTGTCGGGACCGGCATCGGCTACGGCATCGCGGTCGGCCTGATCGCAGCGATCGGCGTGGCGGTGGCGTGGCGGTGGCGTCCCGACCGGGTCACGGCCCGCCTTCGCCGGTCGCGCCGGTGGGCCGTGGGCGCACCCGTGGTCGTGCTGCTGGCGGCCCTGCCCCTGGTGATCGGATCGTCCGCCGTGCCCGGGCCGCGACCGGTCGCGCCGGTGCCGCCGTCCGCCGGACTTGAGCGCCTGCACCTGCTTCCCGCCGCGACCGAGGACGGTCTGCCCACGATCGGCGACGTCACCGGCCGCCAGGTGATCCTGCGGGGCGTCAACGTGAACCAGCTGATCGACTATCACCTGCGCGACCCTGCGGTTCCGGCCACCGAGCCGCTGACCGACGCCGACTTCGCGCAGATCGCCGCGATGGGCTTCAACGTCGTACGGCTGGGGATGTCCTGGTCCCGGCTGGAGCCGCGACGCGCAGAGTTCGACCAGACCTACCTTCAGCAGATCAGCGCGGCGGTGGCCTCGGCCAAGGCGCACGGTGTCTACGTCGTGCTGGACATGCACCAGGACGCCTGGGGCAACGCCCTGGCCCGGCCGGGGGAGCAGTGCGGCGGCGGCACCAGCCCCACCACCGGCTGGGACGGCGCACCGGCCTGGGCGACGATCACCGACGGGACGCTGCACTGCCAGTTCCTGGCCCGCGACCTCGCCCCCGCGGTCGCGACGGCGTTCGGCAACTTCTACACCGACCGCGACGGGATCCAGACCGAACTCGTGCGCGCCTGGGCCTACGTTGCGCGAGCGTTCGCGAACGAGCCGGCCGTCGCCGGATACGACCTGCTCAACGAGCCCGGCATCGGGGCGAACCCGCCGATCAGCTCCGGACTGCTGCTGGGCCGCTACTACGATGCCGCCATCACCGCGATCCGCGACGCGGAACGGGCCGGGCAGGGTTTCGCGCACCTGGTCTTCTTCGAACCGAGCGTGCTCTGGTCGGGACTGGCCTTCGACGTCGCGCCGCCGCCGGGCTTCACCGACGACCGGCAGCTGGTGTTCGCACCGCACCCGTACAGCGAGTCGATCACGATGGATCAGAGCTTCGGCCTGACGATCGCCTCGATCGAGCGGAACCTGACGGTGTCGGCCCGTGCCGCGGCGTCCTACGGTGCGGCGTACTGGCCCGGTGAATGGGGCTGGTTCGGCGACCCGGCAGTCGACGGGGCCAAGGTGGCCCGCTTCGGCGCGGCCCAGGACCGGCTCGGCATCGGCGGCGCGTTCTGGGTGTGGAAGCAGGGCTGCGGCTCGCCGGAGACCGGAGCCGACGCCGCGACCTCGGGCAACCTGGCCCGGATCGACTGCGCCACCGGCGCCGCGATCCCCCCGCCGACCGGCTTCGCGCAGCCTTTGACCAGGGCGTATCCGCGGGCGTTCCCCGGCCGCCTCGACCGGCTCGAAGCCACCCCGGGCGACGGCGGCCTGACGTTCGGTGCGACCGTCGACACCGACGGGGTCAACTGCGAGCTCGACATCTGGGTGCCCGGCGAGGCGCAACCGCGGCTGGACACTCAGGGGGTCGGCGACGCGACGTCGGTGAAGGTGCCCGGCGGCTGGCGGGTCACCGGGTGCGCGCGCGGCGCATACACGGTCACCGTCGCGCGATGA
- a CDS encoding DUF427 domain-containing protein encodes MSVSSDTATRIRIEHGAKRVRAYFNGQVVADTSRPVLVWEVPYYPAYYLPLADVRSDLLTPSGRTERSPRLGEGDLYTVRVGDRAAEDAALRYAQSPVEELRDLVRFDWAAMDAWFEEDEEVYTHPRDPHTRVDILASSRHVRVEVDGVTVADSHRPTVLFETGLPPRFYLPKTDVRLDLLAPTDTVSHCPYKGQAEYWSVRAGDTVHDDLVWSYRTPLHESRKIEGLVAFYNEKVDLYVDDVLQKRPKTKFS; translated from the coding sequence ATGAGCGTTTCCAGCGACACGGCTACCCGGATCCGGATCGAGCACGGCGCCAAGCGTGTGCGTGCCTACTTCAACGGCCAGGTCGTGGCCGACACGAGCAGACCGGTGCTGGTCTGGGAGGTGCCCTACTACCCGGCGTACTACCTCCCGCTCGCCGATGTGCGCAGCGACCTGCTCACCCCGTCCGGCCGCACGGAACGGTCGCCGAGGCTGGGCGAGGGCGACCTGTACACCGTGCGGGTCGGCGACCGTGCCGCCGAGGACGCGGCACTGCGCTACGCGCAGTCGCCGGTGGAGGAGCTTCGTGATCTCGTGCGGTTCGACTGGGCGGCCATGGACGCCTGGTTCGAGGAGGACGAGGAGGTGTACACGCACCCGCGCGATCCGCACACCCGGGTGGACATCCTCGCCAGCTCGCGGCACGTGCGCGTCGAGGTCGACGGGGTGACCGTGGCCGATTCGCACCGGCCGACGGTGCTGTTCGAGACCGGGCTGCCGCCGCGCTTCTATCTGCCCAAGACCGACGTCCGGTTGGATCTGCTGGCGCCCACCGACACCGTCTCCCATTGCCCGTACAAGGGTCAGGCGGAGTACTGGTCGGTGCGGGCCGGCGACACCGTGCACGACGACCTCGTGTGGTCGTATCGCACACCGCTGCACGAGAGCCGGAAGATCGAAGGGCTGGTCGCCTTCTACAACGAGAAGGTCGACCTCTATGTGGACGATGTCCTGCAGAAACGGCCCAAGACCAAGTTCAGCTGA
- a CDS encoding DNA glycosylase AlkZ-like family protein, with protein sequence MGVHELTRAEARRIAVRAQLLDRPRPTALLGVVQRLTLLQADQTAAVAPNADLVLWSRLGSGYRPADLEAALGDQALLELQGMIRPAADLALYRADMTDWPGRGELLDWQEYRRDWLAANRGCRLDILRRLRTDGPLPARELPDSCELRWPSSGWSNDRNVLKMLELMEARGEVAVAGRDGRERLWDLAERIFPDDRVVAAGEAARIRGQRRLQSLGIARSSSAKQPVEPVDVHEAGAPAVIEGLRGRWRADPAQLDQPFTGRTALLSPLDRLVFDRKRMTELFEFEYQLEMYKPVAKRRWGYWAMPILHGDRLVGKLDATADRRAGVLRVDAIHRDVPFTKAMTVAVDREIADLAAWLDLHLDRPLD encoded by the coding sequence GTGGGAGTACATGAGCTCACCCGCGCCGAGGCGCGCCGCATCGCCGTACGCGCCCAGCTGCTGGACCGGCCCCGGCCGACCGCGCTGCTCGGCGTCGTGCAGCGGCTGACGCTGCTGCAGGCCGACCAGACCGCGGCCGTGGCGCCCAACGCGGATCTGGTGCTCTGGTCCCGGCTGGGGTCGGGCTACCGGCCCGCCGACCTCGAAGCCGCCCTGGGCGACCAGGCGCTGCTGGAGCTGCAGGGCATGATCCGCCCCGCCGCCGACCTCGCGCTCTACCGCGCGGACATGACCGACTGGCCCGGCCGCGGTGAGCTGCTCGACTGGCAGGAGTACCGGCGCGACTGGTTGGCGGCCAACCGCGGCTGCCGGCTGGACATCCTGCGCCGCCTGCGCACGGACGGCCCCCTGCCGGCCCGGGAACTGCCCGACTCGTGCGAGCTGCGGTGGCCGTCGAGCGGTTGGAGCAACGACCGCAACGTGCTCAAGATGCTGGAGTTGATGGAGGCGCGCGGCGAGGTCGCCGTCGCCGGCCGCGACGGCCGTGAGCGGCTGTGGGACCTGGCGGAGCGCATCTTCCCCGACGACCGGGTGGTCGCGGCGGGCGAGGCGGCGCGGATCCGCGGGCAGCGGCGGCTGCAGTCGCTCGGCATCGCCCGCAGCAGCAGCGCCAAGCAGCCGGTCGAGCCGGTCGACGTGCACGAGGCCGGTGCGCCGGCCGTGATCGAGGGCCTGCGTGGCCGCTGGCGGGCCGACCCGGCCCAGCTGGACCAGCCGTTCACCGGCCGGACCGCGCTGCTGTCGCCGCTGGACCGCCTCGTCTTCGACCGCAAGCGGATGACCGAGCTGTTCGAGTTCGAGTACCAGCTGGAGATGTACAAACCCGTGGCCAAACGCCGGTGGGGCTACTGGGCGATGCCGATCCTGCACGGCGACCGGCTGGTCGGCAAGCTCGACGCCACCGCCGACCGGCGTGCGGGTGTGCTGCGCGTCGACGCGATCCACCGGGACGTGCCGTTCACGAAGGCGATGACGGTCGCGGTCGACCGCGAGATCGCGGACCTGGCGGCGTGGCTCGACCTGCACCTCGACCGCCCGCTGGACTGA
- a CDS encoding GNAT family N-acetyltransferase: MLLRLAVPEDLDDLLDVQQEGAQRALAHIFPQDTHPFPRDEILARWAAEIGDPGIEAYVIEHEGRISGFAATRGDELLHFGTAVAGWGTGLAARAHDEILKRLAASGVTVARLRVFEENHRAIRFYAKLGWQATAARTRTSFPPHPVLVGYARPLPQRAVAQS, from the coding sequence ATGCTGCTTCGCCTGGCCGTTCCCGAGGATCTCGACGACCTGCTCGACGTGCAGCAGGAGGGCGCGCAGCGGGCCCTCGCGCACATCTTCCCGCAGGACACCCATCCGTTCCCGCGAGACGAGATCCTTGCTCGCTGGGCCGCCGAGATCGGGGACCCGGGCATCGAGGCGTACGTCATCGAGCACGAGGGCCGCATCAGCGGATTCGCCGCCACCCGCGGTGACGAGCTGCTGCACTTCGGCACCGCCGTGGCCGGCTGGGGAACCGGGCTGGCGGCCCGCGCACACGACGAGATCCTGAAGCGGCTGGCCGCCTCCGGTGTCACCGTGGCTCGGCTACGCGTCTTCGAGGAGAACCACCGGGCGATCCGCTTCTACGCGAAGCTCGGCTGGCAGGCGACGGCGGCACGCACCAGGACGTCCTTCCCGCCACACCCGGTGCTGGTGGGCTATGCGCGACCCCTGCCGCAGCGGGCTGTTGCGCAATCGTGA
- a CDS encoding questin oxidase family protein: MTNGVLDEVYQRLQQTGPERDGWLSNHAPMAAEALVRHGHGDRVHAWIDGYADRLSERPRGIQRISAGQWREPLGDPVRTGDWLTFFDRQLTERPWREVLIEWWPRLLPGVAAGATHGVIRVGHAVRALLDSEQDGEATPARVAELGAGLGYWAARWQPLAPAGKGPYRSTDPRSALDAVPRVPHQRSGIRTRLAQLADLPGWPESAGAVPGDGGSGVPDRLAAIVEAAVLRYGTHGHGNPVMLVHAATAPSAIARVLPVLPPALWEPSVQAAWAATAAVTSAYSPADARAMPDRGATDPAELMARGLHDQDSHGIKFIDTALDVHRRTGEQAVLDVATYANELITRG, encoded by the coding sequence ATGACAAACGGGGTTCTCGACGAGGTATACCAGCGACTGCAGCAGACCGGGCCGGAGCGCGACGGCTGGCTGTCCAACCACGCCCCGATGGCGGCCGAAGCGCTCGTCCGCCACGGGCACGGCGACCGGGTGCACGCCTGGATCGACGGCTACGCCGACCGGCTGTCCGAACGCCCACGCGGCATCCAGCGCATCTCGGCCGGGCAGTGGCGCGAACCGCTGGGCGACCCGGTCCGCACCGGTGACTGGCTCACCTTCTTCGACCGGCAACTCACCGAGCGGCCCTGGCGCGAGGTGCTGATCGAATGGTGGCCGCGGCTGCTGCCCGGGGTGGCGGCCGGAGCCACGCACGGCGTCATCCGGGTCGGGCACGCCGTACGTGCCCTGCTCGACAGCGAGCAGGACGGCGAGGCGACCCCGGCTCGGGTGGCCGAGCTGGGCGCGGGGCTCGGCTACTGGGCGGCCCGGTGGCAGCCGCTGGCGCCGGCCGGCAAGGGCCCGTACCGGTCGACGGATCCGCGCTCGGCTCTGGACGCGGTGCCCCGCGTCCCGCATCAGCGGTCGGGCATCCGCACCCGGCTGGCGCAGCTCGCCGACCTGCCCGGCTGGCCCGAGTCGGCCGGGGCGGTGCCCGGTGACGGCGGGTCCGGTGTGCCGGACCGGCTGGCCGCCATCGTCGAGGCCGCGGTGCTGCGGTACGGCACGCACGGGCACGGCAACCCGGTGATGCTGGTGCACGCGGCGACCGCCCCCAGCGCGATCGCCCGGGTGCTGCCGGTGCTGCCGCCCGCGCTCTGGGAACCGAGCGTGCAGGCCGCCTGGGCCGCCACCGCCGCGGTGACCAGCGCGTACTCGCCCGCGGACGCCAGGGCGATGCCGGACCGGGGCGCGACGGACCCGGCCGAGCTGATGGCACGCGGGTTGCACGACCAGGACTCGCACGGCATCAAGTTCATCGACACGGCCCTGGACGTGCACCGGCGCACGGGCGAGCAGGCGGTGCTGGACGTGGCGACGTACGCCAACGAGCTGATCACCAGGGGTTGA
- a CDS encoding TOBE domain-containing protein — MRLSIRNQFDGEVVDIARGKAMATVKIRLAGRTAITSAITVDALDDLGLTVGRPATVLIKATEVAVGVGPIGLVSIRNQIPATVIGVEHGAVMTTVKLSMEDGRALTAAVTREAAEDLGLADGDAVTALVKSTDVSVAAP, encoded by the coding sequence ATGCGATTGAGCATCCGCAACCAGTTCGACGGCGAGGTCGTCGACATCGCCCGCGGCAAGGCGATGGCGACGGTGAAGATCCGGCTCGCGGGACGGACGGCCATCACGTCCGCGATCACCGTGGATGCGCTGGACGACCTCGGGCTGACCGTCGGCCGACCGGCCACCGTCCTGATCAAGGCAACCGAGGTGGCGGTGGGGGTGGGTCCGATCGGGCTCGTCAGCATCCGCAACCAGATCCCGGCCACGGTCATCGGCGTGGAGCACGGTGCCGTGATGACGACCGTGAAGCTGAGCATGGAGGACGGCCGGGCACTGACCGCCGCGGTCACCCGGGAGGCGGCCGAGGATCTCGGCCTGGCCGACGGCGACGCGGTGACCGCGCTCGTGAAGTCGACCGATGTGAGCGTGGCGGCCCCGTGA
- a CDS encoding GOLPH3/VPS74 family protein, translated as MELTSQVYLLAYNTDRHKLTCNGYLGYVLRAAALTELLQLGALSDADGKAKPTGVDVADPVLADVLRDLAAAPKLKSWKHWVHRAQTPMFRAVQQRLADARLISTERYRWLGLFPATRVKVHSHRLVSELRSTVSRTLSASSAHPQEGALTALAAVGEIRIAISRAQTRERKQRIEQLAGQAGPALPALRKVISDHHAATTAG; from the coding sequence ATGGAGCTCACCTCACAGGTCTACCTGCTGGCCTACAACACCGACCGGCACAAGCTCACCTGCAACGGCTACCTGGGCTACGTCCTGCGCGCCGCGGCCCTGACCGAGCTCCTCCAGCTCGGCGCGCTGTCCGATGCGGACGGCAAGGCCAAGCCGACCGGCGTCGACGTCGCCGACCCCGTGCTCGCCGACGTGCTCCGGGACCTCGCCGCCGCACCCAAGCTCAAGAGCTGGAAGCACTGGGTGCACCGCGCGCAGACCCCGATGTTCCGCGCCGTGCAGCAGCGGCTGGCCGACGCCCGCCTCATCAGCACCGAGCGCTACCGGTGGCTCGGTCTGTTCCCCGCGACCCGGGTCAAGGTGCACAGCCATCGGCTGGTCAGCGAGCTGCGTTCGACGGTGTCCCGCACGCTGAGCGCGAGCAGCGCCCACCCGCAGGAGGGGGCGCTGACGGCGCTCGCCGCGGTCGGGGAGATCAGGATCGCGATCAGTCGCGCGCAGACCCGCGAGCGCAAGCAGCGCATCGAACAGCTGGCCGGCCAGGCCGGGCCCGCGCTGCCCGCGCTGCGCAAAGTCATCAGCGACCACCACGCCGCCACCACCGCGGGCTGA
- a CDS encoding GNAT family N-acetyltransferase produces MAATVRDNPAESRYEIYDGDQLAGFSTYKLTADTIAFNHTEVDPAFSGRGLARQLVIAELDDARRRGLAVRPFCPYVREIILRLADTYLDLVPEAERERFGLVPDVV; encoded by the coding sequence ATGGCCGCCACCGTGCGCGACAATCCCGCCGAGAGCCGTTACGAGATCTACGACGGCGACCAGCTGGCCGGATTCTCGACCTACAAGCTGACCGCCGACACGATCGCCTTCAACCACACCGAGGTCGACCCGGCGTTCAGCGGCCGCGGGCTGGCCAGGCAACTCGTCATCGCCGAACTCGACGACGCCCGCCGCCGCGGGCTCGCCGTCCGCCCCTTCTGCCCCTACGTCCGCGAGATCATCCTCCGGCTCGCCGACACCTACCTGGACCTGGTCCCGGAGGCGGAGCGCGAGCGGTTCGGGCTGGTGCCGGACGTCGTATGA